Genomic window (Pradoshia sp. D12):
ATAACGGCACTTATGCATCTACGAGTGTAGTCGATATATTGGCAATTCGCTGTGCCTTATGCCTATCGACAGGCGTCCGGACAGCTAGTCTGGTTATTCTCTTCCTTCTCCCTCAGACGGTGAGATCCGGCGTAGTCCACTAAAGTTGAGTCCCTTACCCTACCACATGGACGATGGAGGGAGGAACAGCTTATCGACTGTTATTAAGCAGCGAAAGCTAAGTTGTTGTTTTGTTTGCCAGTTATAGGCTGTGACGTTTTAACGAGGCCGATCCCCTCGACTCGCAACATAAGCTCGAACTACCCCTGTCGAATCCGTAACGTCCCCATGATAAGAATGTGGATCGTACGAAATGAAGAAGCGTACTTTGAGCGTTGCTTCTATTCAATTGTGGTACATAAGTAATTATAACATAATGAATATGAAATTCAATTGTAAGAACTTGGTGAGAGTACCAGTCAAAGCTTAACGCTGACGTTCTTTGAACGCTCGTTCGATTTCACGCTTTGCTTCTTTTCTCTTCAAGTCTTCACGTTTATCATAATTCTTTTTACCCTTACCTAAACCGATCAAAACTTTTGCAAAACCGTTCTTTAAATACAGCTTCAATGGAACAAGTGCATATCCCTGTTCTTTTGTGGAACCAATTAATTTACTGATTTCCTTATTATGCAAAAGTAGCTTACGCACACGCAATGGGTCGTGATTATAGCGGTTACCCTGCTCATATGGGCTAATATGCATTCCCATTAAGAATACTTCCCCATTAATAATCCTTGCATAGGAATCCTTTAAGTTCACACGACCATTTCGAATCGATTTAATCTCAGTTCCCTGCAAAACAATTCCTGCTTCATAGGTTTCCTCGATAAAGTAATCATGGTACGCTTTTTTATTTTGGCCGATTACCTTTCCTGAACCTTTTGGCATATAATTGCCCCCTCTCTCTTTATATGGGTTAGGTGAATAAAGAGCCCAGAATATCAGGCTCTCCTTTTATCATACTACAGCAATGGCTTCTATTTCTACAAGTCCGTCTTTTGGAAGCCGCGCTACTTCTACCGCACTCCTTGCCGGAAAGCTGCCGGTAAAGTAGGTTGCGTATACTTCATTAACTGCTGCAAAATCATTCATATCATTCAGGAAGACCGTTGTCTTCACAATTTGGTCCAAACCAAGGCCTTCTTCGTTTAAAATGGCCTGAATATTTTTAAATGCTTGGTGAGTTTGTTCCTTCACACCATCTTTTAATTCGCCCGTCTCAGGATCTAATCCTAGCTGGCCTGATGTATAAATAAACCCATTCACTCGAATGGCTTGAGAATATGGCCCGATTGCGGCCGGTGCTTTAGCTGTTTGAATCGTAATCTTACTCATTCTAGTATTCCTCCATTTCGCTAAATTCCATACCTTTAGTATTCGATTGAAATGTCCTCTTATCCTTCCATCAGGAATGGGATGCGGACTTAAAGAAAAAAGGAAGATGCAACAATTACGCATTCTTCCTTACTCTTTTATGCTTCAAGTGAATTCATTTCAACCATTTTACCATTGTATACTTCTTTGTTCAATTCGCCTGTCATACGGCCGGTTACTAATCCTGCTGTTGCTGAACCGCTGACATTAAGAGCTGTTCTTCCCATATCAATTAATGGTTCTACAGAGATCAGTAAGGCTGCTATACCAATTGGCAGGTTCATGCTGGATAATACGATTAATGCGGCAAAGGTAGCTCCTCCGCCAACACCAGCTACACCAAATGAACTGATAGCTACAATGATGACTAATTGAATAAGGAAAACGGGATCTAGCGGATCAGGTGCAATCATTACAGCCAGCATAGCCGGGTAAATTCCTGCACATCCATTTTGACCAATAGACGCTCCCAATGAAGAAGAAAAGTTAGCAATCCCTTCAGAGTTACCAAATTGTTTGGTTTGAGTCTCTATATTAATAGGAATAGCTGCCGCACTGGACCGGGATGTAAAAGCAAACGTAAGTAATGGACCCATTTTCTTAACATATTGCATTGGATTTAAACCGCTAAAGAATAATATAACTAAGTGGATCAGGAACATCACGATCAATGCTACATAGGAAGCAATAACAAATGTAGATAATTCAATGATTCCTTGTACATTTGTATTGGCAATAGTTGTAGCCATTAACGCTAAAATACCATACGGTGTTAAACGAAGAATCAACGTAACGATTCGCATGACAATTTTATATAAGGCATTAATGATTTTCTCAAATGTCTCAAACTCCGCTGGCGCCTTTCTTCTAACTCCGATTGCCGCAATTCCAACAAACGCTGCAAAAATTACGGTTGCGATTGTAGAAGTAGGTCGTTGGCCAGTCAAATCAAGAAACGGATTTGTTGGGATGACCTGCAAAATACGTTCCGGAAAGCTCTGGTTCTCTACTTGAACCATTGTTTCTTCTAATTGAGCTGAACGTGCCTCCTCTGCTTCGCCAGATTCAAGATGGTCCGCTGATAAATCAAACGTTAAAGCACTGCCAATTCCAACAGCGGCTGCTATAGCTGTTGTTAAAACCAGAATACCGATAATAGAAAAGCTGATTTTACCAACTCCAGCTTGCCCTTTTATGCGAATGATAGCTGATATAATCGACACAACAATCAAAGGCATGACAATCATTTTTAAAAAGCTAACATAACCTGTTCCAACAATGCTGTACCAATTTTTTGTATCTGCCAATACAGCACTCTCAGGATCAAATGCAAATTGAAGGAATACCCCTAAAAGAATTCCTAATCCGAGACCTGTAAATACTCGTTTTGCAAAAGAAACATGTTTCTTTTGCATATAGAAAAGTACACCGACTAATGCTAACAAAATAAGAATATTTATAATAACTAAGGTCGTATCCAATTCAATCTCTCCCCCTTTTAATTCACACTAAATACATATGTATTATATAGATTGTACTGTCTATTGTACAGTATTATGACTAGACAAGCTGTTTTTCTATATCATCAATTCTTTTTTATCTATATACCTCAGCATGGTAAATATAACTACAAATCTAACACAAAGAAAAGAGAGCCAACATAAGTCAGCTCTCCTCTGCTTATTATCGTTTTTTCTTCTTACCGGATTTGCGCTTGGCAGCCGGTGCGTTTTCGTAAAACTTCTTTTTCTTTCTTGGGCCTTTTTTATCGGAGCTTTCTCCAGGCTTACCTTTGCCTTGGCCTTTCGGACCGCGCTTGTCCCCATTTCCTCCCTGTGGTTTGGAAGAATCCTTGCGGCGGTTTTTACCCGGTTCTGCTCTAAAAATACGTTTTTCACCGGAAACTCGTTCACGGTTGTCTTTCATCCCAACAATTTCAAAGTCAATGGTACGCTCATCTTTATTTACATTAATGACCTTTACGGTGATCTCGTCTCCGATTCGGAAAACCTTAGCTGTACGTTCACCAATCATCGCATATTGACGGTCGTCAAAATGATAGTAATCATCAGTCATGTAGCTGACATGGACAAGACCTTCAATTGTGTTGGAAAGCTCAACAAACATACCGAAGTTTGTGACAGAGCTAATAATCCCGTCAAACTCCTCGCCAACTTTATCTTCCATGTATTCAGCTTTCTTCAGATCATCTGTTTCACGCTCAGCATCAACCGCGCGTCTTTCCATTGAGGAAGTATGCTGCGCAATCTCACCAAGTCTTTCATTCCATTTTTCCTGCGTCTCTTTGCTTAGATCCCCATTTATTAAATACGTACGAATTAAGCGGTGGACAATTAAGTCCGGATAACGGCGGATCGGTGATGTAAAGTGAGTATAATAATCGGTCGACAATCCAAAGTGTCCCAAGCTTTCAGGATCATACTTTGCTTGTTTCATGGAGCGAAGCATGACTGTCGATACGACCATTTCCTCCGGTTTTCCCTGTACTGCTTCAATGATTTCCTGCAAAGCACGCGGGTGAATGGAATTGGCTGTACCACGAACGATATAGCCAAAGTTCACGATAAAGTCGAAGAATTTTCTCAGCTTCTCTTCATTAGGATCTTCGTGAATCCGATAAAGGAAAGGCACGTCCATCCAATGGAAATGCTCAGCTACTGTTTCGTTGGCTGCAAGCATAAATTCTTCAATTAATTTTTCTGCAACAGAACGTGTACGAAGAACAACATCGGTTGGTTCTCCATTCTCATCAACAAGGATTTTTGCTTCTTTAAAATCAAAGTCAATGGCTCCTCTGCGCATCCGTTTTTCGCGAAGAATTTCAGCCAATTTCTCCATTTCCTCAAACATCGGAACAAGCGGTTCATAGCGCTCAATCAATTCTGCGTTCTTATCAACAAGAATCTCATTCACATCTGAATACGTCATACGCTCTGTTGTTTTAATTACGCTCTGGAAAATCTCATGGGAAACAACAGTTCCTTCAGAATCAATCTCCATTTCACATGATAATGTTAAACGGTCAACACGTGGATTCAATGAACAAATTCCATTTGATAGTCGATGTGGTATCATCGGAATAACTCGATCCACAAGATAGATACTTGTTGCACGCTCTGCCGCTTCCTTATCAATTGGCGATCCTTCGGTTACATAATGAGAAACATCGGCAATATGTACACCCAATTTATAATTTCCATTATCAAGTCTCGTTACTGTAACAGCATCATCCAAGTCTTTCGCATCCGCACCATCAATCGTGACAATCGTTTCATCCCTAAGATCACGACGATTGGCCAGATCTTTTTCATCTATGACTTCAGGTGTTTGATTAGCTTGTTCCAGTGCATCCTCTGGAAATTCTCCTGGCAAACCAAACTTATGAATAATGGATAAAATATCAACACCCGGGTCATTTTTATGCCCTAAGATCGTGATAACTTCACCTTCTGCCGACATTCTGCCTTCTGGGTAATTTGTTATTTTAACAACTACTTTATGACCTTCAACGGCACCGTTCTTCGCCTCGTTAGGAATAAAGATATCATTAGCCATTTTTTTATCATCTGGGATTACAAAACCAATCCCTCTTGTTTCCGTATATGTCCCTACGACATTTTGGACACCGCGTTCAATGATTTTAACAATGGTGCCTTCCCGTCTTTGGCCTGATGATTGTGAAGAAACACGGACCATAACAATATCTCCATGCATCGCATTATTTAACTCATGCGGAGGAATAAAAATATCATCCATGCCTTTCTCTTCAGGTAGCACAAAAGCAAATCCCTTAGCATGACCAGATACCTTCCCTTTTACAAGGTTCATACGTTCTGGCAGTCCATAACGATCAGAACGAGTTCTCACGATTTGGCCATGCTCCTCCATATACACAAGAGCCTTCACAAAATCCTTGAAATCCCCGGAGTCTTCTACCCCCATTGCTGCCTCTAATTCTTGTACGGTCATGGGTTTGTAAGCTTCTTCTTTCATATAAGAATACAGCTTTTCTACATGTTGACGTATCATGTCATCCATCACAAACCCCTCCTTTCTTTCCTTTATCATTGATCTATCTATTAATTTGCCCAATCAAGACTCTCTAAAAACGCAAAAACATCCTGATGAAGCTGATCACGTTCTTTATCCAGTGTTATCACATGGCCTGATTCCTCATACCATTTTAATGTTTTTTGTTCAGTAATTGCAGAATTATAGATAATATTAGCGCTGTCAGTATTGATCATATGATCGTGGCGTGCCTGAGCGACAAAAAGCGGAACATCCACTTGATTCACATGATCTCTTACATTGCCAATCAATTCTTGCAAGGCTTGCAGGGTATTCATTGGACGAAAACAATTCATTTCTGCCTCAATTTGTTCCTGACTTTTACCTTCACGCTTTTTATACTGACGGGCATACTCAAGTACCCCATCATACATAACTTTTTCACTTTTTATATACATAGGTGAACACATGGTAACGATACCCTTAACAGGTACAGTGTAACCTAATTTCAAGGAAAATACCCCTCCTAACGAAAGACCTGCTACCGCAATTTCCTTATGGCCCATTGCCCGCAATCGATCATAGGCTTTCATACAGTCCTTCCACCAATCAGTTGGTCCGAATTCTACCAACTCCTCCGGAGGTACTCCGTGCCCTTTATATTGCGGTGCATGACATGTATATCCCCTGCTTTCAAGATATCGGCCTAACATCCTTACATCAGCGCTATTCCCTGTAAAACCGTGAAGCAATAAGACTGCACGGTTTCCTCCCTCGAATGTAAATGGTTTTGGCTGAGTTAATTTCATATAAAAAATCTCCCTTTGTTAAAACTTATACTATGTACTATTAGTTTACGATGTTAGAGGAACAAAACGCTATTAATATGAACGATTTACACATCAAAAAAGCCTGGCAAAGCTGCCAGGCAATGTTTGTTTTCGCACTATTACTTTGCAAAGAAAGAAACCAGAATGGTTAAAACAAAAAATAATACTGATAAAACAATAGTAGCGCGGTGTAAATATAAATCAAGTCCTCTCGCCTTTTGTTTACCAAAAAGCTGTTCAGCACCACCGGAAATCGCGCCGGATAAACCTGCACTTTTACCGGATTGCAGTAAGACCACAACAATTAAACTAATACATGTAATAACCAATAATACCATGAGCGTAGTATGCAACACGAACAAATACCTCCTAATTACGGTCTTATCAATACTATTACTTTACCATAACCACCTTTTTTTCACAATAACTAACAAGGAGGTAATAGTTAAATTCACCGCAGGCAGGGTATAATCAAATAAGAGGATTCAAAAACCCGGGACAGAGGGGGACATGATTATGTTTACCGATTGGTTATATAAAGTAAATTACATAAATATGATCGGATTTATATTTGGCAGTTTAATGATGTTCTTCGGATGGAATGCCCCCTTAATGGGAGCTCTTTTACTCGCGGCCGGTGTACTATTAATCATTTCTAAACTTAATGGAAGGCCGTTCATCTATTTTATGACCTATTTTGTACATCTATGTTTGATTGGTTTATTGATTTTTGAACTCTTATCTATAGAATGGTTGTCTATTAACCCCATCCTTTTCGTAGTTTGTATAGCAGCACTGATTAGCTTAATAGCAGTCATTATTCGCTCGAATACGAGCACTCTAAGCCTCTTTTGGTTGGCATTACATATCTTAATACTTGCCTATGGATTTATTGGCGAAGGCACTTTCTGGTCGACTGTTTGGAGTCCGGGATCTGTCCAGGTCGTATTTAAAACCTTCTATTCTATATTAATCGCATTTTTCCTGATTGGCGTATTTTTGGACCGTTTTCAAAACGAACTAAGGAGAGAGTACCGCGATAGAAATTAAATGAAAAGACGCTCACTTTTTAGCACCTCAAGTTAGATATAAAATCTAACTTTTGGAGTAAACTAAAAATGGAGCGTCTTTTTTGTTGATTTATTTATACACTTTCACACGATCTTCAATTGGATTGAATTGGTTTTCACCAGCAGGAGCAACTGGTTTACCAAATGGCATTTGGGCGGATAATCTCCAGCTTGCAGGTATATTCCAGGTTGCCTTCACTTCTTCATCAATCAACGGATTGTAATGCTGAAGTGTAGCTCCTAATCCTTCCGCTTCAAGAGCTGTCCAAACGACGAGCTGCAGCATTCCGGAGGCTTCATTAGACCAAATAGGGAATTTATCTGCATATAGATCAAATTGTGACTGCAGCCCCTCTATGACCGATTGATCTTCAAAGAAGAGTACAGTGCCATATCCAGCATTAAACATATCCATTTTTTCCTGAGTGCCACCAAAATTTTCGGCAGGTACGACTTTTCGTAATGTTTCAGTTGTGATACTCCAAAACTTATTACTTTGTTCTCCAAATAATACGACTACTCTTGCGCTTTGTGAGTTAAAGGCAGATGGTGTATGCTTGACGGCGAATTTAACAATCTCCTCTACTCTTTCTTCAGAAATTACCTTTTCATTACTAATCGCATACAGTGAACGTCTTTTTTCAATTGCTGATAAAAATTCATTTGTATTTGTCATGATTTATTCCTCCCCAATGTTTTTATACATACTAAAATCTATTTAGACAGATAACCGAATAGATAAACCAAACGGGTCTGTTGTTACCCAAATTCCATTCTCTTCTCGAACTTCAGCACCTATATTATTCAAACGTGAAATCACTTCTTCTCTTTGTTCATGATTAGGATAATGAATAGTGAATGTTTGGAGTCCCACACTTTCTTTTGAAGCAGCCGGTATATTCCTGCCATTCCATACATTTAAACCGATATGATGGTGGTAGCCACCTGTGGACAAAAACAGTGCCTGATTTCCATAACGAGTAACTACATCAAATCCCAATCCCTGGCAATAAAACTCCTCCGCCAGTTCAAGATTGCCAATATGCAAATGAATATGCCCCATTGCCGTATCAGACGGAAGGCCTTTCCACATCGTGTCTTCTCCTGCTGCCAATACTTCTTCTGCCTTCAAAGGCTCCGTAACCATATGAACCTCTTTGTCTTTCCATATCCATGAGGAAGCTGGGCGATCTGCGTAAATTTCAATTCCATTCCCATCAACATCCTGTAAATATAGTGCTTCACTAACATGATGATCTGAAGCACCCAATGGGTAATTAATTTTTGCAATATGATGCAAAAAGCTTCCTAAATCTGCACGTGAAGGCAACAATAAAGCAAAATGGTACAGCCCGGTTTTATGTGCCTCTTTTGGTATAACATTTTCAGGTTGAATCAAAGTTAATAATGGTGTTTCCCCATCAGCTGTTAAAACTGTACGATTCTCCTCTTTCTCCAGCACTTTAAAACCAATGATGTTTTCGTAAAAGGCGAGCGATCTTTCCATATTAAGTATCTTCAATTCAAGACTTTTCACAAACGTATTTGTTTTCTGATGAAAGTTCATATTACTCTCTCCCAAATGGCATTTTGTTTTTTTATAATTTAATCAGCACATAACTTACTTTATGTAAGTAATTATACTTTAGTAATAAATTTATATCAAGTAAATTATTTCCTATAAATAATTATATGATTTTTCAATAATACGATATAATATAGACCAGAGGGGTGATGTAATATGAATCAATCTCACATTTGTCCTAAATTTGAGAAAGCTATGGATATCCTCAGCCGCCGTTGGTCAGGGTTAATTATTTATCAACTGCAATCCGGTCCTCAGCGTTTCTGTACGCTGGAATCCTCAATTGGTATCAGTGGGCGAGTACTATCTGAACGGCTAAAGGAATTGGAAAAACAAGGGATTGTCAAACGCGAAGTTTATCCGGAAACGCCGGTCCGAATTGAATATTCCTTAACAGAAGCAGGAGAAGCCATGAAACCTATGATGCAATCCATTGCAAAATGGGCCGATGAATGGATGAAAAAGGATTCTCCAGAAACTGATCAAAAATAAATGCCGATTGCGCTGGCCGCAATCGGTTTTTTCTTTTTTTGATTGAAATTCATATCAGCCTACAATAAAAAAAAAGAGAATAGGAGGTTTCCCTACTCTCCCATCCCTTCATTATTTTTTAATCATCACTTGTTTAGGTGCTGGTTATAAAAAGCCCTAATACAAGCGTTAATTATATACGCTTTCATTTAGAAGCTATGTATTCAGTATCTTTAATTTTTGATCTACTTATATATAAAGTGAAATATTTTAACTTTTCTGATAAACTTAATCAAACGTTTTATTCTAGATAGTAAGTGAAAGTGCAGGACAAATTAGAGAAGAGACAAAGGGGGATCACAGATGGATTATGCATTATTAACATCAGTCATTATTTACATGATTTTAATGCTCGGGATCGGATATTTTGCCTATAAAAGAACATCCAATTTATCTGATTATATGCTTGGCGGCAGAACACTCGGACCTGCCGTAACAGCATTAAGTGCAGGAGCTGCTGACATGAGTGGCTGGCTGTTAATGGGATTACCCGGAGCTATGTACGTATCCGGCCTTAGCGCAGCATGGATTGCCATCGGTTTAACTATAGGAGCCTGGGCTAACTGGATTTATGTAGCGCCAAGACTGCGTACCTATACACAAATAGCCAATGATTCCATTACAATTCCTGGCTATTTAGAGAACCGCTTTGGCGATACCTCAAAAATACTGCGCTTGATTTCTGGACTTGTTATTCTTGTATTCTTTACCTTTTATGTTTCATCGGGGATGGTTTCCGGCGGTATACTATTCCAAAGTACATTCGGGCTTGATTACCATACTGGATTAATAGTGGTTACTCTAGTAGTAGTCGCATACACTTTGTTTGGAGGATTTCTTGCCGTCAGCTGGACTGACTTTGTGCAAGGGATCATCATGTTTATAGCACTGATTCTTGTTCCAATCGTCACTCTTATTGAAGTGGGCGGATTTGGAGAATCAATTGATACAGCACGATCTATCAATCCAGCCTTATTAGATATTTTCAGAGGCACAACGATACTGGGCATCCTTTCTTCCATTGCCTGGGGACTTGGTTACTTCGGCCAGCCTCATATCATTGTCCGCTTTATGGCCATTTCATCTGTTAAAGAAATTAAAAAGGCCCGTCGAATCGGAATGGGATGGATGATTTTCTCTATTATTGGGGCAATGCTGACTGGATTTATCGGGATTACGTATTTCTCACAAAATGGCTCACCATTAGAAAACCCGGAAACGGTCTTTATCGTTTTAGGAGAAGTATTATTCCACCCGATTATTACTGGATTTTTAATCTCAGCTATTTTAGCTGCTATTATGAGTACCATTTCTTCGCAACTTCTCGTTACATCCAGCTCGTTAACAGAAGATATCTACAAAACATTTTTCAGACGATCAGCATCTGATAGAGAACTTGTTTTCTTAGGAAGATTGTCCGTTTTAATTGTCTCGATTGTCGCGTTATTTTTATCCTGGGAAAAGAACTCCACAATTCTCGAACTGGTTGGTTATGCTTGGGCAGGCTTCGGATCATCATTCGGTCCGCTCATCCTTTTAAGTCTCTTCTGGAAACGTATGAATAAATGGGGAGCATTGGCAGGTATCGTTATGGGTGCCTTCACTGTTATTATATGGTCCAGCTTAGGTCTCTCTGATACGCTCTATGAAATGATTCCTGGCTTTGGAGCAAGCACACTTGCTATCATCATTGTCAGCTTACTGACCGCTCCACCGAAGCAAGAAGTGGGTATCCAATACAAGCAATTTAATGATTTAATGAGGCAATAGAAAGTAAAAAGCATTGGGGCGAGCCCAATGCTTTTTTTTGAAAAATAGCCCCATATGACTGGACTACTAGTCCGCAATTCCCCTCCAACTTTTTTATTAAATTCAATATATTGTCATATTCTCGCTATCTTTTTATCTATGAAAGCGCTATAATTAATTTATGGGACGATGTACCATAATGTGGAACAATTTCAAAATTAATTAAAAATTGGAGAGTGGTAACCAGAAGACTTGATTCTGGAAGAGCTGCTACTTGTACTCTTTTAAGCAACCAGCAGTTTGTTCCCAACAACTAAAGTAAAGAGCTTCATTGATTGCTGCACAAAATTTTATAAATTAAATGAAGGAGATGTGAATAATGGAAATAAGATATTCTACTCACCCTGATCATGCGAAAACTTTTACAACGGAGGAAATCCGTAAACATTATTTAATTGAGGAATTATTTGTACCAGGAGAAATTAAGCTTGTGAATACAATGGAAGACCGCGCTATTATCGGAGGCATTACTCCTTTAAACGAATCTATCTCTCTAGAGGGTTACGATGAAATTAAAGCAGATTATTTCCTTGAGCGCAGAGAAGTCGGAATTTTCAATGTTGGAGGCGGCGGTAAAATTACCGTTGATGGTGAAGTATATGAAATGGAGAATAAAGACTGTTTATATGTTGGCTTAGGCAAAAGAGAGTTAATTTTCACAAGCAACCAATCTGATCAACCGGCAAAATATTATTTGTTCTCTGCCCCTGCACATAAAGAGTATCCTACCCAACATGTAGCATTTAATGATATTGAGGGCGACCGATTAGGATCAGCAGAAAATGCAAATGACCGTGTGATTAGACGAATGATTCATAATGAAGGAATACAAAGCTGCCAAGTCGTAATGGGAATGACGCAATTAAATACAGGAAGCGTATGGAACTCCATGCCAACCCATACACATAACCGCAGAATGGAAGTATACCTATATATTGATTTAGATGAAAATGCGAGAATGTTCCATCTGATGGGTGAACCTACAGAAACTCGCCATATTGTGATGAAAAATGAGCAGGCAGTTATTTCACCTCCATGGTCTATCCATTGCGGAAGTGCTACTAGTAACTATACATTCATTTGGGCGATGGCCGGTGAAAACAAAACCTACAATGATATGGATGCCGTAT
Coding sequences:
- the kduI gene encoding 5-dehydro-4-deoxy-D-glucuronate isomerase — encoded protein: MEIRYSTHPDHAKTFTTEEIRKHYLIEELFVPGEIKLVNTMEDRAIIGGITPLNESISLEGYDEIKADYFLERREVGIFNVGGGGKITVDGEVYEMENKDCLYVGLGKRELIFTSNQSDQPAKYYLFSAPAHKEYPTQHVAFNDIEGDRLGSAENANDRVIRRMIHNEGIQSCQVVMGMTQLNTGSVWNSMPTHTHNRRMEVYLYIDLDENARMFHLMGEPTETRHIVMKNEQAVISPPWSIHCGSATSNYTFIWAMAGENKTYNDMDAVSIDELR